The genomic interval AATCATCAAGTCACTGGCCGAAGCCATGTAACCCGACTCTTCCACCTGCTCGTGGGTGGCAGCGGTGTTGCGGCGTGTTTTGATGAACATGATCTAGGCGCGCTGCTTTATGCCTTGGGTGGCAACGCGTCGATGAACTCGTCCAACACTTCTTCCAGGTTGGTGATGCTGCCGCTGAGTTGGTTCACCGCGCTGGCCAAGTGTTGGTCCATCTTGGTGTGCAGGTCTGAGATTTGCGTGCTGTAGCCGGACACACCTTTGGTGAGTGCGTCCACGGTGCCGGTGAGTGCTTTTTGTGCGTCTTGCAAGTGCGTGCGCACATGGCCCAGTGCTTCTTCTGCAGACACCGCGCTGGTCTTGAGTGTGTCCACGGTTTGGCCAAGGGCTTGGTTCATTGGCACCAAAGCTTCTTTGAAGTCGTTGGCCGCTGCACGTTGCAGGTTCACCGAGCTTTCAATCGAGCTGGCGCTGTCTTTGAACTTGTCGGCGACTTGGTCAATCTTGTCGACCGTGCCTTGCAAACCCATCATCGCGCCTTGCACGCTGGCAATGGTTTGGCCAAAGCTACTGAGCAAGGTTTCCATCTGCTGTGTGCCTTGGTTGCCCGCGGTGGCGGCGCGACCCATGGCTGCATCTAAGTCGGTCACGGTGGCTCGGGTGGTTTGAATGGTTTGCGCCAAAGTGCTCACGGCATCGCTGAATGAGGCTAGACCGTTTTCAATACCTTGCGTCATGGCTGCACCGGCTTTGCTCAGCTCGCCAGCAGCTTGACTACCCGCGCTGCCAAAGCTTTGGCTCGATGCTTGAATGGTGTCGGCCAATGTGCCGAGCTTGTCAAACGCGGGCTGCATGTTGCGCGAGAGGGCGTCGCCAATCGCGTTGGCAAAGTCGCCCTCGAAGCGGCGCAGTTGGCTCACCTGTGAACGGTTCTCGTCCAAGATGTCTTGGAACAAAGCCAGTTGCATGCGCACGCTGGCTTCGGCTGCGTTATCGGGCACTCGTGCGCGCAGCGTGTGGCACAGGGTGTCGATGCTGGACTGCAAGTTCTCCAGCGCCACTTTGGCGCGCCAGTTCCACACCAGCGAACACAACAAGCCCGCGATGGAGGTGATGAACTTACCGCCTGCGGTGGCAATGAGCGACTGCAACGCTTGGTCTTGTTGACGCGCCGACACATCCAGCGCATTGAGC from Limnohabitans curvus carries:
- a CDS encoding methyl-accepting chemotaxis protein encodes the protein MNQYLVQLEQLAVPLAIAAVIFVFSLLSFGVWASRIRQVRAEVVGLDARLGAHQGSSREALALAETKTTDNELKFLLRETEAGLIDLPSQHGVSQGPNNSHGSYSFRSHADTWTVRSVLGGRMNLALFETMPNLLIGFGLMCTFIFLAVALQQAGLALNALDVSARQQDQALQSLIATAGGKFITSIAGLLCSLVWNWRAKVALENLQSSIDTLCHTLRARVPDNAAEASVRMQLALFQDILDENRSQVSQLRRFEGDFANAIGDALSRNMQPAFDKLGTLADTIQASSQSFGSAGSQAAGELSKAGAAMTQGIENGLASFSDAVSTLAQTIQTTRATVTDLDAAMGRAATAGNQGTQQMETLLSSFGQTIASVQGAMMGLQGTVDKIDQVADKFKDSASSIESSVNLQRAAANDFKEALVPMNQALGQTVDTLKTSAVSAEEALGHVRTHLQDAQKALTGTVDALTKGVSGYSTQISDLHTKMDQHLASAVNQLSGSITNLEEVLDEFIDALPPKA